The following is a genomic window from Planctomycetota bacterium.
TCAAGAGGAGCCCGGCGATGGAGGCGGCGTTCTGAAGCGCGATCCGTTCCACCTTCATCGGAACGATCACGCCTTGCTTCACCATGTCGCCGAACTTGTGCGTCAGGGCGTTGTAGCCGTAGGTCGCGCTCTTGTTTTGTTCGACCTGCTGGGCGACGATGGAGCCGTCCATCCCCGCGTTGGCCGCAATCTGCTTGATGGGCGCTTCGAGTGCCCGGCGGACGATGTCGGCGCCGATTTTCTGGTCGCCCTTGAGCCGCAAGCGGCCGATGGCCCTGCGGGCCCGGAGCATCGCCACGCCGCCGCCCGCCAGGATGCCTTCCTCGACGGCCGCGCGGCAGGCGTGCAGGGCGTCCTCGACGCGGGCCTTCTTTTCCTTGACCGCGCTTTCGGTCGCGCCGCCGACGTGGATCTGC
Proteins encoded in this region:
- the groEL gene encoding chaperonin GroEL (60 kDa chaperone family; promotes refolding of misfolded polypeptides especially under stressful conditions; forms two stacked rings of heptamers to form a barrel-shaped 14mer; ends can be capped by GroES; misfolded proteins enter the barrel where they are refolded when GroES binds; many bacteria have multiple copies of the groEL gene which are active under different environmental conditions; the B.japonicum protein in this cluster is expressed constitutively; in Rhodobacter, Corynebacterium and Rhizobium this protein is essential for growth); amino-acid sequence: QIHVGGATESAVKEKKARVEDALHACRAAVEEGILAGGGVAMLRARRAIGRLRLKGDQKIGADIVRRALEAPIKQIAANAGMDGSIVAQQVEQNKSATYGYNALTHKFGDMVKQGVIVPMKVERIALQNAASIAGLLLTTDALVSEIPEKKKAPAGGGMGEDMY